Proteins from a single region of Urocitellus parryii isolate mUroPar1 chromosome 4, mUroPar1.hap1, whole genome shotgun sequence:
- the LOC144254145 gene encoding uncharacterized protein LOC144254145 produces the protein MSVASSWRGDDARAEAPPSCSGREPSSGEGCSPPVGAMYRSLRAAPRAAGDYSRDRQSEPRPAPPRARPLRSGHGSRDRPPPPSSGFRPPLRAGSAGARVHIILGTRRLTVLDLCSQCALP, from the coding sequence ATGTCCGTGGCCAGCAGCTGGAGGGGCGACGACGCGCGTGCCGAGGCGCCACCGTCGTGCTCAGGTAGGGAGCCGAGCTCCGGTGAGGGCTGCTCGCCTCCCGTCGGGGCCATGTACCGCAGCCTGCGCGCGGCGCCGCGGGCTGCAGGCGATTACAGCCGCGACCGCCAGTCAGAACCACGGCCCGCCCCGCCTCGGGCCCGCCCCCTCCGCTCCGGGCACGGGAGCCGGGACCGCCCCCCGCCTCCCTCTTCAGGCTTCCGCCCTCCCCTGAGGGCCGGCAGCGCGGGTGCCCGAGTGCATATAATATTAGGGACCAGGCGACTGACAGTATTGGACCTATGCTCCCAGTGTGCCCTGCCCTAA